A single region of the Paramicrobacterium fandaimingii genome encodes:
- a CDS encoding ABC transporter permease, with protein sequence MIKYLLRRFVGWLLMIVVATNVTYFLAWAFLDPRSNYVGRRPPLTHDEVTQLLAPRNLSDTVPLVQRWWDWFSGILFRWDWGVSAVGESVNEQVAYRMWISAELVLGATILTTILGIALGVYTASRQYKLADRVGQATSVVTMNINIVVAALGIVLLAIGFNDLVGARVFFVTGSHGQDVTGFFPVILDTLQHLTLPTLALVLVGYAQYHLLQRTLLLDNINADYVRTARAKGLTKQKAIRKHALRTSLIPVATQVAFTIPAIFTGAILTERIFGWNGMGRYFLDTISKNDVHGVVAVAAFGALLTAIGAILSDIAIVVLDPRVRVS encoded by the coding sequence TTGATCAAGTACCTGCTCCGCCGATTCGTGGGCTGGCTGCTGATGATCGTGGTAGCGACAAATGTCACGTATTTTCTTGCGTGGGCATTCCTCGACCCACGGAGCAATTACGTCGGCCGTCGCCCGCCACTGACTCACGACGAAGTCACCCAGCTTCTCGCACCGCGCAACTTGAGCGACACCGTCCCTCTGGTTCAGCGTTGGTGGGACTGGTTCAGCGGCATTCTCTTCCGCTGGGACTGGGGCGTCAGCGCCGTCGGCGAGTCGGTGAACGAGCAGGTCGCGTATCGCATGTGGATCAGCGCCGAGCTGGTGCTCGGCGCGACAATCCTCACAACGATCCTCGGCATCGCTCTCGGTGTGTACACGGCGTCTCGCCAATACAAGCTGGCCGACCGTGTGGGGCAGGCGACATCGGTCGTCACGATGAACATCAACATCGTTGTTGCCGCGCTGGGAATTGTGCTTCTCGCCATCGGCTTCAACGATCTCGTCGGCGCTCGCGTTTTCTTTGTCACGGGTTCCCATGGTCAAGACGTCACGGGCTTCTTTCCCGTGATCCTCGATACCCTCCAACATTTGACGCTTCCCACTCTTGCTCTCGTTCTCGTCGGTTACGCCCAATACCACTTGCTCCAGCGCACTCTGTTGCTCGACAACATCAATGCGGATTATGTGCGCACGGCGCGCGCCAAAGGCCTGACGAAGCAGAAGGCAATTCGCAAGCACGCGCTACGCACCTCGCTCATTCCCGTCGCGACTCAGGTCGCGTTCACAATTCCCGCGATCTTCACGGGCGCGATCCTCACCGAGCGCATCTTCGGTTGGAACGGCATGGGCCGGTACTTCCTTGACACAATCTCTAAAAACGACGTTCACGGTGTCGTTGCCGTTGCGGCGTTCGGCGCGCTATTGACGGCAATCGGAGCGATCCTCTCAGATATCGCCATTGTCGTCCTCGACCCGAGAGTGAGGGTGAGCTGA
- the typA gene encoding translational GTPase TypA, whose product MALATRETLRNVAIVAHVDHGKTTLVDAMLRQTDSFSAHEHVEDRAMDSNELEREKGITILAKNTAISYNGEHAVHGPVTINVIDTPGHADFGGEVERGISMVDGVVLLVDASEGPLPQTRFVLRKALEAKLPVILLVNKTDRGDARIDDVVAESQDLLLGLASDIADDVPDLDIDAILDVPVVYASGKAGRASLTKPVDGTLPDSENLEPLFEAILEHIPAPTYDDQHPLQAHVTNLDASPFLGRLALLRIFQGTITKGQTVAWAKRDGTVSNVRITELLMTKALDRYPAEKAGPGDIVAVAGFPDIMIGETLCDPDDVRPRPTIHIDDPAISMTVGTNTSPLMGKIKGHKLTARMVKDRLDRELVGNVSLKVLDIGRPDAWEVQGRGELALAILVEQMRREGYELTVGKPQVVTKTIDGKVHEPYEELTIDSPEEHLGAITQLLAARKGRMESMTNHGTGWIRMEFVIPSRGLIGFRSEFMTTTRGTGIANTLSHGYAEWAGHIATRNNGSIVADRTGVVTPFAIINLQERMTFFVSPTEEVYEGMVIGENSRADDMDVNITKEKKLTNMRQSTADNFESMTPSRRLSLEECLEFAREDECVEVTPHAVRIRKVILGANERGRATARLKRQDA is encoded by the coding sequence ATGGCACTCGCCACGCGTGAAACCCTCCGGAACGTCGCCATCGTCGCGCACGTCGACCACGGCAAGACAACACTCGTTGACGCCATGCTGCGCCAGACCGATTCGTTCTCGGCCCACGAACACGTCGAGGACCGGGCGATGGATTCGAACGAGCTCGAGCGCGAGAAGGGCATCACGATTCTCGCGAAGAACACGGCGATCTCCTACAACGGCGAGCACGCGGTTCACGGCCCCGTGACGATCAACGTGATCGACACCCCGGGGCACGCGGACTTCGGCGGCGAAGTCGAGCGTGGAATCTCCATGGTCGACGGCGTTGTGCTGCTCGTTGACGCGAGCGAGGGGCCCCTGCCGCAGACCCGTTTTGTGCTGAGAAAGGCACTCGAGGCGAAGCTTCCTGTCATTCTTCTTGTGAACAAGACAGACAGAGGCGACGCGCGAATCGATGACGTCGTCGCCGAGAGCCAAGACCTCCTTCTCGGGCTCGCGAGCGACATCGCCGATGACGTTCCCGATCTCGACATCGATGCGATCCTCGACGTTCCCGTCGTCTATGCATCGGGCAAGGCCGGCCGTGCCTCGCTCACAAAGCCGGTAGACGGCACGCTTCCCGACAGCGAGAACCTCGAGCCGCTCTTCGAAGCGATTCTCGAGCACATTCCCGCGCCGACGTACGACGACCAGCACCCGCTGCAGGCGCACGTCACAAACCTCGACGCATCGCCGTTCCTCGGCCGTCTCGCCCTGTTGCGCATCTTCCAAGGCACCATCACGAAGGGTCAGACTGTCGCCTGGGCAAAGCGGGATGGCACCGTGTCGAACGTGCGCATCACCGAGCTGCTCATGACAAAGGCACTCGACCGTTACCCGGCCGAGAAGGCAGGCCCCGGCGACATCGTCGCCGTCGCCGGTTTCCCCGACATCATGATCGGCGAGACGCTGTGCGACCCAGACGACGTTCGACCGCGCCCGACGATCCACATCGACGACCCGGCGATCTCGATGACCGTCGGCACCAACACGTCGCCGCTCATGGGCAAGATCAAGGGGCACAAGCTCACGGCCCGCATGGTGAAGGACCGCCTTGACCGTGAGCTGGTCGGCAACGTCTCGCTCAAGGTTCTCGACATCGGACGCCCCGATGCGTGGGAGGTGCAGGGACGAGGTGAACTCGCCCTCGCGATCCTCGTCGAGCAGATGCGCCGTGAAGGCTACGAGCTCACAGTGGGCAAACCTCAGGTGGTCACGAAGACCATCGACGGCAAAGTGCATGAGCCGTACGAAGAGCTCACGATCGATTCGCCCGAGGAACACCTCGGCGCGATCACTCAGCTGCTCGCCGCTCGCAAGGGACGCATGGAGAGCATGACGAACCATGGAACCGGATGGATTCGCATGGAGTTCGTCATTCCCAGCCGTGGCCTCATCGGCTTCCGCTCGGAGTTCATGACGACGACGCGCGGAACAGGCATCGCCAACACGCTCTCGCACGGGTACGCAGAATGGGCCGGGCACATCGCCACGCGCAACAACGGCTCGATCGTCGCCGACCGCACGGGCGTCGTCACACCATTTGCGATCATCAACCTCCAGGAGCGCATGACGTTCTTCGTCAGCCCCACCGAGGAAGTGTATGAGGGCATGGTCATCGGCGAGAACTCGCGAGCCGACGACATGGACGTCAACATCACGAAGGAAAAGAAGCTGACGAACATGCGGCAGTCGACGGCCGACAACTTCGAATCGATGACGCCGTCACGTCGGCTCTCGCTTGAGGAGTGCCTCGAGTTCGCCCGCGAGGACGAGTGCGTTGAGGTCACCCCGCACGCTGTGCGCATTCGCAAGGTGATTCTCGGCGCCAATGAGCGTGGACGTGCCACGGCACGATTGAAGCGTCAGGACGCCTGA
- a CDS encoding AzlC family ABC transporter permease, with product MSNDRASAQQSALRQGLAVGAATAAYGVSFGALAVASGLDIWQTCVLSLLMFTGGSQFALVGVLASGGASAGGAAIASAALLGVRNTAYGMRMKPVVGGGPLKNVAAAWLTIDESTAVSLAQTDAASRRTGFWVTGIAVFVGWKLTTLIGALIGDVLGDTRAYGLDAAAAAAFLALLWPRLTRLQPVAVACGSAIVAASLTPVLAPGLPVILAAVVAVIVGVFNWFSHARGAES from the coding sequence ATGTCGAACGATCGTGCTTCAGCGCAGCAGTCTGCGCTCAGGCAAGGGCTCGCCGTCGGTGCAGCCACCGCAGCATACGGGGTCTCATTCGGTGCCCTCGCCGTCGCCTCCGGTCTCGACATCTGGCAGACCTGCGTTCTCAGTCTTCTGATGTTCACGGGCGGATCGCAATTCGCCCTCGTCGGTGTGCTCGCCTCTGGTGGCGCGTCTGCGGGCGGCGCTGCCATCGCGAGTGCAGCCCTTCTCGGCGTTCGCAATACCGCGTACGGCATGCGCATGAAGCCGGTTGTCGGCGGCGGCCCTCTGAAGAACGTTGCCGCCGCATGGCTCACGATTGACGAGTCCACCGCCGTCTCGCTCGCTCAGACGGATGCCGCCTCGCGCCGGACCGGTTTCTGGGTGACGGGGATCGCCGTCTTCGTCGGCTGGAAACTCACAACCCTGATCGGTGCCCTCATCGGCGACGTGCTCGGCGACACTCGCGCATACGGCCTCGATGCCGCAGCGGCCGCGGCGTTTCTTGCGCTGCTCTGGCCCCGTCTCACGCGTCTTCAGCCCGTCGCCGTCGCCTGTGGCTCGGCGATCGTCGCCGCTTCGCTGACTCCCGTGCTCGCGCCGGGGCTCCCGGTGATCCTCGCGGCCGTGGTCGCCGTGATCGTCGGGGTCTTCAACTGGTTCTCCCACGCCAGGGGAGCCGAGTCATGA
- a CDS encoding AzlD domain-containing protein: MTLWHIVLAASIVCAALKLAGYAIPPRLLEKPIVSRVADLTTVAMLSALIVVQALGNAQSIVIDARLPAVGVAALLLVLRAPFLVVVVAAAVVASLLRLAGMP, encoded by the coding sequence ATGACCCTCTGGCACATTGTGCTCGCCGCATCCATCGTCTGTGCGGCGCTCAAACTCGCGGGCTACGCGATTCCGCCGCGCCTGCTCGAGAAGCCCATCGTCTCGCGCGTGGCCGATCTGACGACGGTGGCCATGCTGTCGGCGCTCATCGTGGTGCAGGCGCTGGGAAATGCCCAGTCCATCGTCATCGATGCGCGGCTTCCCGCCGTCGGCGTCGCGGCGCTGCTGCTTGTTCTGCGGGCGCCGTTTCTCGTCGTCGTCGTGGCGGCGGCGGTCGTCGCATCGCTGCTGCGCCTCGCGGGAATGCCCTGA
- a CDS encoding DUF6113 family protein, translating to MSTAPELPDLHIDERDDVVDDGEPSTTSRIVTAVITLVLGAVYGTVGTVAHTLTVTPFGILIPYGLILGLIGTLALLVGLRLVIAERLPSVAAGIGLVGTVALFSFSSPGGSILISQGLPGLIWLFGVPLIAAVVLAWPRVPQRSLVAERSA from the coding sequence GTGAGCACTGCACCGGAACTGCCTGACCTGCACATCGACGAGCGGGACGACGTCGTCGATGATGGAGAGCCAAGCACCACTTCTCGCATCGTCACAGCGGTGATCACGCTTGTGCTCGGAGCCGTGTACGGAACCGTGGGAACCGTTGCTCATACGCTCACAGTGACTCCCTTCGGCATCCTCATTCCCTATGGACTCATACTGGGCCTGATCGGCACGCTTGCGCTGCTTGTTGGGCTTCGGCTCGTGATCGCTGAGAGGCTCCCGTCCGTCGCCGCCGGCATCGGGCTCGTCGGAACCGTCGCCTTGTTCTCGTTCTCGAGCCCTGGCGGCTCCATCCTGATCTCGCAGGGACTTCCCGGGCTGATCTGGCTCTTCGGTGTTCCGCTGATCGCAGCCGTCGTGCTCGCCTGGCCCCGCGTGCCGCAGCGGAGCCTTGTTGCAGAGCGCTCAGCGTAG
- the fdxA gene encoding ferredoxin: protein MTYVIALPCVDVKDRACVDECPVDCIYEGDRMLYIHPDECVDCGACEPVCPVEAIYYEDDLPDEWADYYKANVEFFDEIGSPGGAAKVGVIHHDHPVIAALPPQTAD from the coding sequence GTGACATATGTCATCGCTCTTCCGTGCGTCGACGTCAAAGATCGCGCGTGCGTCGACGAATGCCCTGTCGATTGCATCTACGAGGGCGACCGGATGCTCTACATCCACCCAGACGAATGCGTCGACTGCGGCGCCTGCGAGCCCGTATGCCCCGTTGAGGCGATCTACTACGAAGACGACCTTCCCGATGAGTGGGCCGACTACTACAAGGCAAACGTCGAGTTCTTCGACGAGATCGGTTCGCCGGGCGGAGCAGCGAAGGTCGGCGTGATCCACCACGATCACCCCGTGATCGCCGCTCTTCCTCCCCAGACCGCCGACTGA
- the dapC gene encoding succinyldiaminopimelate transaminase: MTRTLPDYPWDTLVPYREKAAEHPGGVVDLSIGSPVDPTPEIVRRALTDATDAHAYPTTVGTAELRQAIIEWYARRRHVPDLEDRNVLPTIGSKELVALLPFLLGLSTGDVVVHPTAAYPSYAIGAALCDATALAADDPAEWPDETRLIWLNSPGNPDGRVHSIEHLRAAVARARELDAVIVNDECYAELGWEEPWATEPTPCILDRRVTDGNRRGILSIYSLSKQSNMAGYRAAFAAGCGGVIASLTTVRKHAGLMVPAPLQHAMTVALRDDEHVARQKALYRRRRGVLAPALTDAGFRIERSEAGLYLWVTEGRDAWESIDRLAGLGIIGGPGHFYGDHYPDFVRLSLTASDERIDEGAARLRAAASGGGTLQARQ, encoded by the coding sequence GTGACTCGGACACTGCCTGACTACCCCTGGGACACGCTTGTTCCGTACCGGGAGAAGGCGGCAGAGCACCCGGGAGGAGTCGTTGACCTGTCGATCGGCTCTCCCGTCGACCCGACGCCGGAGATCGTGCGCAGGGCCCTCACCGATGCGACAGACGCCCATGCGTACCCGACGACAGTTGGCACAGCCGAACTCAGGCAGGCGATCATCGAGTGGTACGCGAGGCGCCGACACGTGCCGGATCTCGAAGACCGCAATGTGCTGCCGACGATCGGCTCAAAGGAGCTCGTCGCTCTGCTGCCGTTTCTGCTCGGACTCAGCACGGGCGACGTCGTCGTGCACCCCACAGCCGCGTACCCGAGCTACGCCATCGGCGCAGCGCTCTGCGACGCGACAGCCCTTGCCGCAGACGACCCGGCAGAGTGGCCAGACGAAACACGGCTGATCTGGCTGAACTCGCCAGGCAACCCAGATGGCCGCGTGCACAGCATCGAGCATCTGAGAGCGGCCGTCGCCCGAGCCCGCGAGCTCGACGCGGTCATTGTGAACGACGAATGCTACGCCGAACTCGGGTGGGAAGAACCCTGGGCGACCGAGCCAACGCCGTGCATTCTCGACAGGCGCGTGACAGACGGCAACCGCCGCGGCATCCTCTCGATCTATTCGCTGAGCAAACAGTCGAACATGGCGGGCTACCGCGCCGCGTTCGCTGCGGGCTGCGGAGGAGTGATCGCGTCGCTGACCACCGTGCGCAAGCACGCGGGGCTGATGGTTCCCGCACCGCTTCAGCACGCGATGACCGTCGCTCTGCGCGACGACGAGCACGTTGCCCGGCAGAAGGCGCTTTACCGACGCCGGCGCGGTGTGCTCGCACCCGCTCTCACCGACGCCGGGTTTCGCATCGAGAGAAGCGAGGCCGGGCTGTACCTGTGGGTCACCGAAGGGCGCGACGCCTGGGAGAGCATCGACAGGCTTGCGGGCTTGGGCATCATCGGCGGACCGGGGCACTTCTACGGTGACCACTACCCGGACTTCGTGCGGCTCTCGCTCACGGCGTCGGACGAGCGGATCGACGAGGGGGCGGCGCGGCTGCGGGCCGCAGCATCCGGTGGAGGAACCCTCCAAGCACGGCAGTGA
- a CDS encoding citrate synthase has protein sequence MGDVGHQTDDQARKATLTFPGGMAELPYVGATSGASSLDLSTLTRQSGLTTLDYGFVNTASTKSRITYIDGDQGILRYRGYPIDQLAANSTYLEVAWLLIHGELPTADELADFDERVRRHTLLHEDLKHFFSALPHTAHPMSVLSSALSALSTYYENGLDPKDPEHVEMTTIRLLAKLPVIAAYAHKKSQGQAFLYPDNNLSFVDNFLRLNFGNMAEDYEVNPVLSQALERLLILHEDHEQNASTSTVRLVGSTGANLYASISAGINALSGPLHGGANEAVLEMLGQIRDSGEGVRRFVERVKNKEDGVKLMGFGHRVYKNYDPRARIVKESANAVLDSLGITDPLLDLAQELEQIALEDDYFKERRLYPNVDFYTGVIYKAMGFPTRMFTVLFAIGRLPGWIAHWREMSLDPQTKIGRPQQLYIGEGERQYPQG, from the coding sequence GTGGGCGACGTCGGACACCAGACGGATGACCAGGCACGCAAGGCGACACTGACGTTTCCGGGCGGTATGGCAGAGCTGCCGTACGTCGGCGCGACGAGCGGGGCGTCGAGTCTTGACCTCTCGACGCTGACGAGACAGTCAGGCCTGACAACCCTCGATTACGGCTTCGTCAACACGGCGTCAACAAAATCGCGCATCACGTACATCGATGGCGACCAGGGAATTCTGCGTTACCGCGGGTACCCGATTGACCAGCTTGCAGCGAACTCGACGTACCTCGAGGTGGCGTGGCTGCTGATTCACGGCGAACTTCCGACAGCAGACGAGCTCGCCGACTTCGACGAGCGTGTGCGTCGCCACACTCTGCTGCACGAAGACCTCAAGCACTTCTTCTCGGCGCTGCCGCATACGGCGCACCCGATGTCGGTGCTCTCGAGTGCGCTGAGCGCCCTCTCGACCTACTATGAGAACGGGCTCGACCCGAAAGACCCGGAGCACGTCGAGATGACGACGATCCGGCTTCTCGCCAAGCTGCCGGTCATCGCCGCCTACGCGCACAAGAAATCGCAGGGACAGGCGTTTCTCTACCCCGACAATAACCTGAGCTTCGTCGACAACTTCCTTCGTCTCAACTTCGGCAACATGGCCGAGGACTACGAGGTGAACCCCGTGCTGTCGCAGGCGCTCGAGCGGCTGCTGATTCTGCACGAGGATCACGAGCAGAACGCCTCGACGTCGACCGTTCGCCTCGTCGGATCGACGGGTGCGAACCTCTATGCATCGATCTCTGCGGGGATCAACGCGCTATCTGGGCCGTTGCACGGCGGAGCGAACGAGGCGGTTCTCGAGATGCTCGGCCAGATCCGCGACTCGGGCGAGGGCGTGAGGCGCTTCGTCGAGCGTGTCAAGAACAAGGAAGACGGCGTGAAGCTCATGGGCTTCGGGCACCGTGTCTACAAGAACTACGACCCGCGTGCGCGCATTGTGAAGGAATCGGCGAACGCCGTGCTCGATTCGCTCGGCATCACCGATCCGCTGCTCGACCTCGCGCAGGAACTCGAGCAGATCGCGCTCGAAGACGACTACTTCAAAGAGCGGCGCCTCTACCCGAACGTGGACTTCTACACGGGCGTCATCTACAAGGCGATGGGGTTTCCAACGCGCATGTTCACCGTGTTGTTCGCGATCGGTCGTCTGCCTGGCTGGATCGCCCACTGGCGCGAGATGAGCCTCGACCCCCAGACCAAGATCGGCCGGCCGCAGCAGCTCTACATCGGTGAAGGCGAGCGGCAGTACCCGCAGGGTTGA
- a CDS encoding penicillin acylase family protein: MAHSLSRSIGRVFLWILVVLLVVGLIGAGLAFWTVQRSFPTTEGTIEIPGIESDVTVTRDAQGIPQITADTPHDLFLAQGYVQAQDRFWEMDFRRHVTSGRLSEMFGESQVGTDTFIRTLGWRAVAEKEVEALDDTSRAYYEAYADGVNAYLDTHSGADVSLEYAVLGFQNPNYSPEPWTPADSVAWLKAMAWDLRSNLEQEIDRSILATTLSSNQISKLFPTYPYDTHPTIVTEPSVQSITSRSEKNQDAAADPEALDSVAPQLQKLSDLLHGMPTLLGDAGSDIGSNSWVVSGEHTATGEPLLANDPHLGPAMPSVWYQMGLHCSTVSDECPFDVAGFTFSGLPGVIIGHNQQIAWGFTNLGPDVADLYIEKVDTQEGTYRLDGKDVPLDVHTESISVAGGDDVEITIRSTKRGPLVSGLTGEYTAIANNAANRVEPAEGESLAVSLQWTALTPGNTPRAVFAMNSATDWDSFREAAQLFDVPSQNLIYADTDGNIGYQAPGLVPVRKAGNGTVPLPGWTSDNGWSGYLDFDQLPSEYNPASGYIVTANNAAVGPDYPAFITTDWDAGYRAERITERLTDLIDEGTPITSKDMSDIQADNHNAIAEVLVPYLLDATPSEHTLQARALLEDWDYSDDVDSAASAYFNIVWKNLLAEVFAPKLPKTQAPQGSARWFQVVSNLLPLSQSAWWSDDTVSTRDEALARAMDSAWDEAVDLMGDDPHAWEWGSIHTLTVRNASLGESGIAPVEKIFNRGPYSVGGGSSVVNANGWDAAQGYEVNWVPSMRQVIDMSDFDASTWINLTGSSGHAFHPNYVDQTPLWAAHETLPWAFTAEARADAAEHTLVLTPAS; the protein is encoded by the coding sequence GTGGCTCATTCTCTCTCCCGCAGCATCGGTCGGGTGTTTCTCTGGATTCTCGTCGTGCTGCTTGTCGTCGGGCTGATCGGCGCCGGGCTGGCGTTCTGGACGGTTCAACGCTCCTTCCCGACGACGGAGGGAACGATCGAGATTCCCGGCATCGAGAGCGATGTGACGGTCACGCGCGACGCACAGGGCATTCCGCAGATCACGGCGGACACCCCGCACGATCTGTTTCTCGCGCAGGGGTATGTGCAAGCGCAGGATCGCTTCTGGGAGATGGACTTTCGTCGTCACGTGACGTCGGGCAGGCTCAGTGAGATGTTCGGCGAGAGTCAGGTGGGAACCGATACGTTCATTCGCACGCTCGGCTGGCGCGCTGTGGCTGAGAAAGAGGTGGAGGCGCTCGATGACACGTCTCGCGCCTACTACGAGGCTTACGCCGACGGGGTGAATGCGTACCTCGATACGCACTCGGGAGCCGACGTCTCGCTCGAGTATGCCGTTCTTGGCTTTCAGAACCCGAACTATTCGCCCGAACCATGGACGCCGGCAGACAGCGTCGCCTGGTTGAAGGCGATGGCGTGGGATCTGCGGTCGAACCTTGAGCAGGAGATCGACAGGTCGATCCTCGCCACAACGCTGAGCTCGAATCAGATCTCCAAGCTCTTCCCGACATACCCGTACGACACGCACCCGACGATCGTCACGGAGCCGAGCGTGCAGAGCATCACGTCGCGCTCCGAAAAGAATCAGGATGCTGCCGCAGATCCGGAGGCGCTCGATTCCGTCGCCCCTCAACTTCAGAAGCTCTCTGATCTTCTGCACGGCATGCCGACGCTTCTCGGTGACGCGGGAAGCGACATCGGCTCAAACTCGTGGGTCGTCTCGGGTGAGCACACGGCAACGGGTGAGCCGCTCCTCGCCAACGACCCGCACCTGGGGCCCGCAATGCCCTCCGTCTGGTACCAGATGGGTCTTCACTGTTCGACAGTCTCAGATGAGTGCCCGTTCGACGTAGCCGGCTTCACCTTCTCTGGGCTCCCCGGCGTCATCATCGGACACAACCAGCAGATCGCCTGGGGCTTCACCAACCTTGGCCCCGACGTCGCCGACCTCTACATCGAGAAGGTCGACACGCAAGAGGGAACATACCGTCTCGACGGCAAGGACGTTCCCCTCGATGTGCACACCGAGTCAATCTCGGTCGCGGGCGGAGACGACGTTGAGATCACCATCCGCTCAACGAAGCGCGGGCCGCTCGTGAGCGGACTGACGGGCGAGTACACGGCAATCGCCAACAATGCGGCAAATCGCGTCGAGCCCGCAGAGGGCGAAAGCCTTGCCGTTTCGCTGCAATGGACGGCCCTCACACCGGGAAACACGCCGCGGGCCGTCTTCGCCATGAACTCGGCAACAGACTGGGACTCCTTCCGCGAGGCCGCACAGCTCTTCGACGTGCCGAGTCAGAACCTCATCTATGCCGACACCGACGGCAACATCGGCTACCAAGCTCCCGGTCTCGTTCCCGTGCGCAAGGCGGGGAACGGCACAGTGCCGCTGCCCGGCTGGACGAGCGACAACGGCTGGAGCGGCTACCTCGACTTCGATCAGCTGCCCAGCGAATACAATCCCGCGAGCGGCTACATCGTCACGGCGAACAACGCCGCCGTCGGCCCCGACTATCCGGCATTCATCACGACGGATTGGGATGCCGGCTACCGCGCCGAGCGCATCACGGAACGCCTCACAGATCTCATCGACGAGGGCACACCGATCACCTCTAAAGACATGTCTGACATTCAGGCAGACAACCACAATGCGATCGCCGAAGTGCTCGTTCCATATCTTCTCGACGCAACGCCGAGCGAGCATACGCTGCAGGCACGCGCCCTCCTCGAAGACTGGGACTACTCAGACGACGTCGACAGCGCAGCATCCGCCTATTTCAATATCGTCTGGAAGAACCTGCTTGCGGAGGTCTTCGCCCCCAAGCTGCCGAAGACGCAGGCCCCACAGGGCAGCGCGCGGTGGTTCCAGGTCGTCTCGAACCTGCTCCCCCTCAGCCAGTCGGCGTGGTGGAGCGATGACACCGTGTCCACGCGCGACGAAGCCTTGGCCCGGGCGATGGACTCCGCGTGGGACGAAGCCGTCGACCTCATGGGAGATGACCCTCACGCGTGGGAGTGGGGCAGCATCCACACGCTCACTGTGCGCAATGCAAGCCTCGGTGAGTCGGGAATCGCACCTGTCGAGAAGATCTTCAATCGAGGGCCGTACTCGGTGGGAGGCGGATCAAGCGTCGTCAATGCGAACGGCTGGGACGCCGCACAAGGGTACGAGGTCAACTGGGTGCCGTCGATGCGCCAGGTGATCGACATGTCTGACTTCGACGCGTCAACGTGGATCAACCTCACGGGCTCTTCGGGGCACGCGTTTCACCCCAACTACGTCGACCAGACGCCGCTTTGGGCCGCGCATGAGACACTCCCCTGGGCGTTTACCGCCGAGGCCAGGGCGGATGCCGCAGAGCACACGCTGGTGCTCACACCGGCGTCCTGA
- the dapD gene encoding 2,3,4,5-tetrahydropyridine-2,6-dicarboxylate N-succinyltransferase encodes MTTASHETPTAAWGYGLATVAADGTVLDTWFPSPQLGSIPTDREKWIAPADIEQLAVPDPRRAVTVDIVTVEIDLVQPVQSTSDAYLRLHLLSHLLVQPNTISLEGIFAHLPIVVWTNAGPVLPTDFERMRPALLRQGIHAVSLDKFPRLTDYVLPARVRIGDASRVRLGAHLAPGTTVMHEGFVNYNAGTLGSSMVEGRISQGVIVGDGSDIGGGASVMGTLSGGGSQRITIGERALLGANSGIGISIGDDAVVEAGLYVTAGTKVTVINPATSERRSVKAVELSGVAGLLFRRNSVSGAVEVLPRSGSGVTLNETLHV; translated from the coding sequence ATGACCACTGCTTCACACGAAACTCCCACAGCTGCGTGGGGCTACGGCCTTGCCACCGTCGCCGCAGACGGGACGGTGCTCGACACATGGTTTCCCTCCCCCCAGCTGGGTTCCATTCCCACGGATCGTGAGAAGTGGATTGCACCGGCCGACATCGAGCAGCTCGCCGTTCCCGACCCGCGCCGTGCTGTCACCGTCGACATCGTGACCGTCGAAATTGATCTCGTCCAGCCCGTGCAGAGCACGTCTGACGCGTATTTGCGGCTTCATCTTCTTTCGCATCTGCTTGTGCAGCCCAACACAATCTCGCTTGAGGGCATCTTCGCTCACCTGCCCATTGTCGTGTGGACCAACGCCGGGCCGGTGCTGCCGACCGACTTCGAGCGCATGCGGCCCGCTCTGCTGCGGCAGGGCATTCACGCGGTGAGCCTCGACAAGTTCCCGCGCCTGACCGACTACGTTCTGCCCGCTCGCGTGCGCATCGGCGATGCTTCTCGGGTGCGTCTCGGCGCCCACCTCGCACCGGGAACGACGGTGATGCACGAGGGCTTCGTCAATTACAACGCCGGAACGCTCGGCTCCTCCATGGTCGAGGGACGCATCTCACAGGGAGTCATCGTCGGCGACGGCAGCGATATCGGAGGTGGCGCTTCGGTGATGGGCACGCTCTCGGGCGGCGGATCTCAGCGCATCACGATCGGCGAGCGCGCCCTCCTCGGCGCCAACTCGGGCATCGGCATCTCCATCGGCGACGACGCTGTCGTCGAGGCGGGGCTCTACGTCACCGCGGGCACGAAAGTGACAGTGATCAACCCCGCGACCTCAGAGAGGCGCTCGGTGAAGGCCGTGGAACTGAGCGGCGTCGCCGGCCTGCTGTTCCGCCGCAATTCCGTCTCGGGCGCCGTGGAAGTCCTTCCCCGCTCGGGGTCGGGCGTCACTCTCAACGAAACACTGCACGTCTAA